DNA from Dama dama isolate Ldn47 chromosome 5, ASM3311817v1, whole genome shotgun sequence:
CCAGAGGGGACAGCCGGAGCACGGTGGGCAGGTGCTGGGCTCAGGGCAGTGCTCAGCTGCCAACCCTCCGGGACTCTGGAATAAACTGGTGCAGGGGGCTGGGTGTGACCCAGCTGCTCCCACCGCCACATCAGGATGGCACTTTGATGCCAAAGTGCTTGCGAAGCTGTTCCAGAAACACAAACGTGAGCACAGTGTGGGGCATGAGGCGGATACCAGCAGGCACGAGGCCCTGTGGGAGAAAGGAGGGGAGCATGAAGACAGCCCTAGAGGGACACCCCCCCCACCCTACACCCCCTTGCCCTGCCTCCCAACCCCGAACCTTGTAAAAGGCCAGCGGCCCCAGCTTCGCTGTCTCCATGGCGCAGTGCAGAACACCCTGCAAACAAACgccaaataatgaaataaaatagctgCTTCTCGAAAGGCAGGAACCCCCAACAACCtcacaccccctcccccgccaccagTGCCAGTAGCTGGTCACACTGATGTGGGTGTGCAGAGCAGCAGGTCTGAAAGCTCAAAGGTAAACACGGGGGGCAGGGCTGGTGGGCACAAAGGTCAAGGGCTGCCCTGGCCTGTTAGCCAGGCAGAACTAGAATTTAAAAGCACACCAGGGCCAGGCTGACCCGCCAGGCACCCGCGGTTCTTGGGCAGCTGCCACAGACACAGAAGATATCCTGCGTAATGGAGGGAGTCCCGGACAGGTGCTTGGCCCCAGGCGCTAGACCTGCCACCCTGCTGTGACCAGGCTGCCTCTGTCACCATGTCAAAGAACTTGACTTAAAAATACACTTGGGGCCCAGGCGGCTGCAGGCCTGATGGCAACCGCGAGGGACACAGCCTCATCTGTACCCCGGCCCAGGGACACAGACTCACCTGGGAGCAGCAGGGCGGGGACCCCACTCACCCGATACTCGCCCTTGGCATTCATCAGCCGGGTCTTCAGCACATCCAGGGGCTGGCATAGGAATGTGGCACATCCACCCTGGAGGGCAAGCTGTCATCAATGGGTCTGCCAGGAGGGCACCCCTTACCTCCCCTCTGCAGGCCCGTCTGgacccccaggaggtgtccccaGGGCCATGGGGACAACACGAACACTCCCAACCTGGGCTCTGGGGATTCGTGGGCTCCTCCCACTActgcagagcctgagaagggtAGCCACCATCCTCACCAAAGCCTCCCACCATTCTGAGCCCTTGCTCCGCCCAGGCGCCCCCAGCTCCCAAGGCTGGTCAGGGACCCCACACTACTCACCGCAATGAAGCTGGCGATAAAGTGAGTGAAGATGCTGTCGGACAAGTAGCCCGTGCTGAGGACCAGCTGCTTGGCTTGGTCATAGCAGGACAGCTGTTAGGAAATGGAGATGGTCAGGACACGAGGGATAGCTCAGGGGAAAGCAGATGGGGCCCGCAACGACACCAGCTGGACTGACCAAGTACCTGCTCTGTGGGTCATCTACGGGCGCTGCACCGGGGCGGACAGACGAGGCCCAGACCTGCCTGAGCCCAGGTCTGCAGCCACACCTGTGTTAGTGCCCACTGCCTTCCAGGCCCCCAACCCCCAGGTGCTGCCTGAGAGTGCCACCCCAAGCCAAAGTCCCACCTGGCCCACGGTGACCAACATCCCTCGACTGGACGCCATGGTTGCGCCTGAGAACAGCTTCTTCAGACCCTCTGTCAGGGGAAGAGGAGAGGTTGGGTACCCAGCCCGAAGCACCCCCCATCCCAGCCTCCCCCCAAGGCCCACTACCGGGTCCTGCCTGGAGGCTGCCCCAGGCCCCCACCTCCTGTCTTACCTTCTCGGGCCACACGGTACAGGCCGTCCAGGGCGTGGGCATAGCTGCCGGGGGACAGACAGTGATGCTCTCCCTGACCACAGGCTCCCACGGGAAGGTCCTCCCCACAAATAGCCATGCCTCCATCACAGGCCAGGAGGAACCCAAAGCATCACAGGGCCAGAGGACATCAGCCTTTTCTGAGAGCTCAGAGAGGTCTCACTGCTCAGGGGACCTCAGGGCCTAAAGATCCCCCGCGTTCCAAAGGAAAACCCCCTCGCTGGGGGATGCCAGCTCCGAGGCTGGTCATGCCTGCAGGCTGTTACCACGGGCAGGAGGAAGGGATGCCCTGCAGGGTCCCCTTCCCAACCTATTCAGTCTGCCCTCCCCATGGCCTATGTTCCAGCCAGAGTGGACAATGGGACCTCCTGAGGCCACACTCCTCCCTGAACTGGCTGATGCTGGCGCCCAGGGTTTAACTACAGCGTCTGTCCATAAACAGGGTCTCAGAACCCACGGTGTCTCAGATCTCACACAATATGATGTTTTTATCACAGAAATAACCACCCAGCTCCCAAACCCTTTTGAAGACCACTTAAGCTTCTAACTTACCCTCCATGAAGCATGTACAGGTGCAAGAAGGAGCAGAGTGACCAGCTCCTGCCCACCGCCCAGTCCGGCCCCCAATCCTGGATCCTCccacaggggtaggacccagaGATGCTGGAAGCCCCCTTGGGATTCCAGAACAGACACTCACAATGTATGTTTCCAACATCCGTCAGCCACCCCATTGCTCCACGTGACCCCACAGATGTGGTGGCCTGTGGGAGTCCCTACTGGGTCCTGCTCAGGGGTCTTCTCAGCCCTGGCCCCCAAACCCCTGGGCACACCATGCGACTCACTTTCGGCGCTGATTCTGGGGCAGCTTCATGTCATTCTGCATCCTGAAAGCAAGCAGAGAGTTCAGGGGAGCAGGGCCAGACACTCCACAGACCCCAGCGGGAGTGAGCAGCTGGCCCCACCACAGGCTCAGCACCACCCTCCAGCGCCCTGGACCCCAAGATATGAGCGACATGTTCCAGGCTGAACACGAGACCCTAGTGAGCCAACCTGGCTCTGCTGGGGGAGAGCAAGACCCTGGCCTCAGGGCCGCACTGACCTGACGTTGACCATGTCCGCAGGGGTCCCCACAAAGCCGCCGATGCAACCTGGCACAACAGCCAACACGTGACCGCTGGCAATGCCTCCTGCCTCACCTGCACCACCCCCTCCCTCCCGGCTGCTCACCGCTGATGGAGCCCAGCAAGACCTTCTTGTAGAAGGGCAAGGGGCCCTCACTGCCCTTGGTCACCTGGTCCCGCACGGTCTCGTAGATGGCAAACCGAGTCAGGGAGTAGGTCATCTGGGGAGAAGGGGCCCAGCTCAGAAGGTGCAGGAGGAAGGATGGCGCTGGGCACCCCCTATATCCTTGGCCCTCCAGTGCACGAACATCACCATGTGGGCCACAGGGACACCCAGGAACCTTCCAGAGGCCACACAGCCAGCAAGCAGCTGAGCTAATTAAAAAACCTGGGGCTGGCTGAGTCCAGGCCCCACCCCTCCTCATCCCCTACCACGTCCctgcaagcctcagtttccccatctgtaggtGGAGGTCTCAGGCCAGCTGTGCCAGCTGGGCTGACTCTGTGCAAGGCAGAAGCCATGCCCTGCGCCCTCCCCGGGGGCTGCTGGTCTCCTAGGCCTTGTAGTTCTGTCCTTGTAAGCAGTCTTGAGAATGCGAGACTAACTTCCAGGCCCAAAGGGCACCTACAGTGGGCAGGAGGGAGGCCAGCAACCCCTCCGCCTCTGTGGGCTGAGAGTGGGCTCTGGGATCAAGACCTAAGGGATGGAAGGGATCGCTGGCCAtgagcccccacccacccactacCCTGGGAGATGGGGCCCCCCCAGAGGTACCTGTCTGCAGAGGGAGGCGCTCAGTCCGTTGTAGAGCGCCAGGACGCCGTCAGAGCGCACCACCTGCAGCGCCATGCCCGTCATGCGCAGCTTCACCTCCTGCTGCGTCTGCAGGTGCACCTGTGGGGGAGGGGTCCTACCCGCTCAGAGCCGCACCCCACCTGGACCCCGCCCCCGGTCAGCTCTGCTCTGAAGCCCTTTGCTACAAGTGCTACCAGCACCCGTACTGAGACAGGAAACTGAGGTCTCCTAAGGCACCAGCTGGGGCATCTGGCACCAAGCTCTGTTCCACGCCATCACCTCACAGAAGACAACACCAGCCAATATGGGAGTGCAATTCCAGCTGCCCTGGGGCGGAGTCATCAGCCCCGTCCTTTAGATGAGGACACTGGGAGACTCCAGAGCCCCACTTGGTAGCCTCCCGAGAGGGACAGAATTAGGGGACTGAGAGATGTCCTCAGGAAACAGGGGAGACTCAGGAAAGGTGGGTGGGGCTCCGTGGGGCACCCAGGGGGAGGGGCACTTCGGAGTGCATTCTTGCAACACACTCTCAGGTCCTACACGTCCAGACTGGACACAATGGGGCAAGTTACGGACTCTGCTGAATTAGTCTCTCTCGGCGGTGAGCCGGGAACCtagggcctggggcctgggggcagggtggCCAAGCAGCAGCACCCTGTGCAAGCAAGAAGCCTCTGTGAGGGTGCAGCCGTGGGGCAAAGGCAGAGGTCAGGAGCTTTAAGATACTTTTTTTCCCGAAGACATTGCTGAGAGATTAAAAACTCTGGCCAGGGCCTCCTCTGCTGGAGGCCTCTATGGCTGCCCACACTGCCAGCTGCAGCCCAGCCCAAGGCCATGTGCTCCCTGAGCTAGAGGGCGGCCACATTCCTGTGGCCAGCCACCTCCCAGGCTCCCACCCCCACGCTAAGTGTGCTGCAGCAAAATAACACCTGGGGCTAGGGCAAGGGGCAGTGACACCCAAAGGAGCTTTGGACAAGGGaaaaggctggcctggggccagGGAAGGCTCCAAGAGTCCTTGAAAGCTGTTTCTACCTCTGGGCAGACAGTCAGTCTGACCCTCCAGGGCctgtgatgggggaggggggaggagggcacAGGGACCTGCGTGGGCACCCAGAAAGTAAAACAAAGCAGGCATGAGAAAGGTTTCCTCTTCCTACAGACCAAAAGCACCTTAATACCTGGCCCTGCTCGGCCCGGCCACGTCACAGGTCCTGGCGGCTACCAGGAGCCACACAGGACTCTCCCAGATCTCTGAAATGCTGGAGGGGCTGCCAGTTTCAGCCCCACCCACAACGTCTACTAATCTTGCCTTTTCTGGTGGCTAGGCTGAAGCTTGAGGGATAGTTGGATCAGCCCACGACACAGGTGCCAATCCTTCCAAGGGGGGCAGCGTGGGTTTCAGGCTGCTCTGGGTGGGTATAAGGAAGGGGATGGCCAGGTGACCACTCTTGCCAACAGACTCCGCAAGACCACTGCCCAGGTACCGGGGCCCAGGGCCCAGTTGCCAAAATATGCTTTGAGTTTCTAGCCTTTCTTTGTTGTTTGTGGTGAGAAATGAGCAAAAAACTGGTCTGCCTCAAAGACAAGGGAAACTCTGTCTTATTCTGCCCCATaggcattttattaaaaaaaaatgtagaaagagTGTGATTGCTTCTCGATGGAAGAAACAACTACCCTCATTGGGCAGGACCTGCACGCAGGCTGGGATCATGTCTTCCAGATGCTCACCCATCTCCCAGGAGGAAGTAGCCCAAAGCAGGGGTGCCGGCCACATCCCTCCTTCGTCTACCGGTGTGTTTGGTAGGCACCCACTAGGCAGAGGGAGCGCGTGGTCCTGCCGGGGTGCCGACGGTTGCGCTCACAGAGAACCACCCTCAGGAGAGCTGGGAGGGAGaccagcccaaggtcacacaggtagcAGAGAGGGGGGCCAAGGGGCACCTCTGCCTCCCGTTCCACGCAGAGCCTCCGGGCGGGGGCGACAGCCCGGCCCGAGGCCCTCCCCACGCCATCCTCACCTTGAGCAGGTCCAGCGGGTGCGTGCAGCAGGCGGCCCCGCATGACGCCAGCCCACCGAAGTACCAGCGCGACACGCGCGCCTCGTCCGCCATGGCCCGggcaccgccgccgccgccgctgccaaGGAGCGCAGGTACCGGCCCCGACCCGGCCTGTGAAACCCAGACGCAGGCCCGGCCCCGCTCCAGCACctccccggcccggcccggcccggcccgacCCAGCCCGGTCCTCGCAGCCGCCCGCCGCGCGTTCAAAGGTTCGCCGGCCGCCCTAGCAGCAGACAACCAATGCACCCGCGCGGCCCGGGGGCGGGAGCTAAGGGGCGGGGTCTGCGAGACCCCGCCCCCAAGTCCGAGGGTGGGTCCCGAGCCTTAAAGCGGCCGCGGCTCTGTACGCTAGCGTGGTGGGCTCCACCGAGCCGCCCCAGTGGAGGCGGCTCAGTGGGGTCCCCTTAGTGGGACCCCCAACTGGCTGGACCGCAGGAAGCCTGCTAGGTGGACCTTCTTCGCTCCTCTCAGGGACCTGCGGCCTCCCCTATCCTGCGCCGGCCAGCCCACGGGGCGGCCCCGGCGCCTAAGTCACGTCTGCAAAGGTCACGGCCCGAGTAGTCTGGGCGCTCggccagcccccacccctcctAGAGGCCTGCCTCCCATAAGCGCCCTGCCGCTGCCGCGGTCCCGGTTTCCCACCCCCGCGGCGCAGGCCCAGGATACGTACTGCTCCTAGGGGCAGCGGAAAACCTCCACGGGGCCAACCTGCGGATTGCAGGCAATTCGGAGACTAGCCGCCCCGCCCACCCATCTCTCCCGAACGCCCAGCCTTAGGCCAGCTCTGACCAGACAGCCCCCAGACAGCTACCCTGAGGCGGCACAGGATGGGATTCTGGGCGTGAGGGCTCAGGCTCCTGGGAGGCGGTAGTCAACAAACTCCCGGCCTAGCCGGAGCAGAAGACGCCCATCTCCCATCAACTGGAAGCGCCGGTGTGCTCCTAGCCAGAAGGCGCGCCAGCGGGGCAGAGGAATCTGGGTCCCCAGGGCCGCTTTTGGACGGGGCCCCATGGATCTCAGGGGAGGCAGAGTCAGAGACCTCTGCACTAGTAAAGGCCCCATGTCCTGCTGTCCCAGCTTAGCCactgctgcccccaccccaaggGAGAAGGGTGAGGGGCACCAGGGAAGCAAATCTTGGGTCCCTGGACCCACCAGGCACCAGGAATAACAAGTCCAGCCCAGCCTAAGCAAACAGGGATTCTCTGTCAGAGGCAAGATGCCAGAGCAAACCCTGCCATTTGCCTAAAGAGGCCCCCTGGAAACTAAGGAAACTGCCTTCTAGAACCATAGGACGCCTCTGCCCTCTGTCATCAATCGGGAGGGTGAACAGCTGGCTGCAGAGATTTCCAGCCCAGAATTGCCAAGGAGCCTGGGATGGGGCCAGGGGTAGAGATGTGCTGAAAAGGCAGTTGGAAGTATGGGAGAAATCCTGGGAAAAACAGGAATGCCCCAAGAGTGGGGCACTCTTTTTAGAAAACAGTGGATTTTGCAAACTGTAGGTCAAGGAactaaaaaaaatcccaaattttCAAAAGGATCCCAAACACTTGTGCATAAATCTGAAGGGATGGGGACTTTGGACAATGGCTTGGCCTGGCTACCAGGCCAGGCCTGTTTTGGGATCTGGTGTCTGTGCTGCAGCATTTACACACTTTCTCTTGGTTTCCGGGTAGGGAGGATGCAGCCATGTGGGTGGCCTGGCATATGTCAGGGTCCCTGGAAttggcagggaggaggaggaggggggtgtCTATGGGGTGAGAAGCACATGGCCAGCTCTGGTTCTCCCACTGCCGTGTCCTCTGTGATCATCTCATGAGCCTGCACGAAGGCAAACTCCTACCAGGCTCTGAAGGGATCTTGTAAGTTCTTCCGTGGGTGCCAGCAGGGCAACTCAGGATGCCCAGCAGCCCCACCTCCCAACACCAGGCCTAAGGGCTGAGTGGGCTCCAGGGACCCAGGGTGATCCCCAGTGGCACACCCAACCTAACTCCAGGTGTACGACACCTTAGGGCCACCACAGGCTGGAGCAGGTTGGGGGAGCTGGAAGGGTCAGAGGTCCGGGCCAGGGAGCGACATGGGACGGGAGGCCGAGGGTCTTCAGCGCTTTCAGACAGGACTTTGGGGTCGGGTGGGAGCACCATGGCAGCATCCTGTCTGTTGTAAGCAATGTGGGAGGAATTGGGCTTGATGGTCCCGCGGGTACAGATGCCTTTAGCAATACTACCATGGACAGAGTGGCCCATCCTTGGCGGGTGGGGTGAAGGGAACCCATGTCATCACCCTAGCTGCCCTGGAAAAAGATGAAGGAGCTCAGAGGATAAGTGGCCTTTAAAGGTCACCCATAGGGCGGGAGGTGGGGTGTGACCACACAGGCCTGTGCTGAGGGCTATCCCTGAGCCTGGACCACTCCCTGCCCCTAGGAAAAGGCAGCAGATCAGCAGCCCACACTTAGCCCCAGGTAGCCAGCTATCCCCTCTGCTAAGTAAAGGCACACTCAGAGATCTGATGCCGGCCAATCGTTAACTTCATGGGCCCCAGGCTTGGCTAGTGAGGCTCTCCAGTCAGGGGGCCACTTCCTGCAATGATGGCCAGCTGGAAGCACGTTCTTGTGGAGGACCCCTAGGTGGTGTGGGGGTTGCTAGGCACATCTATCTGGGAGCCTGGCAGCTCCTGGGCCTATCCTGAACCATCTCACCCAGAGGGTAGCACTCCCAGACCGAGTGTCCCCTTCTGGTCCCACGAACCAAGAGAGGGGGCTCCAGGTGGGACCTGAAGACCCAGGCCAGAGGGGGTGGGTCCCCACGAGTCACAGGAACTATGGGCGTCTTCAGAGTGGATACTCAAAAAGCCCTAACCCTAGCTGCCTGCCCTCAGCCCCAGGGGCCTCCTGGCATGGGCCAGTGATGGCACTTCCCCAGAAGGAAGCCAAGGGTCCTTGGAAAAAGAGGGCACTAGGCAAGAGCCCGCAAGCTTGGGTGGTCACTGCCACCTGTAAACGTCACTCTGACACCAGGTCACCTCTTCTTACCAACCCCCTGGCTCTATAACAAAGCTCTCTGAGCCCCTCTAAGGGAGCAGTTGACACCCCCAACTGCTGTAGGCTTGCAAAGCACACCCTCCTGCCTTCTGTGCCCCACCTATGGTACACACCTCACTCTCACCTGCCCAGGTCTGTATTTGCTGTTAAAGACCACCGATACTTAAAGACAAGGAGTTCCAAAGGCGCCCCCACCAGCTCCCAGGTGAAGATTTAGTGCCAGCCACGCAGGAGCTGCCACCCCCACTAGCAGGACAAGTCTGCGTTGGGATCTCAGAGGACAGCTTGCTGCACGTGGTGCCCAACCGACACACACGACTCCACACACAGGGCCTGGACAATGCATTTTTCCCAGCAGCCACGGGGGGTGTGTACACTCCTGGTAGGTTCTAGAGTCCTTCTCCCTGGGGCTGCACAGTCAGcggctgcccctccctccccatctcagcaGGTCCGTCTGTCCCAGAACGGAGTTGGCCTCGTGGTACGGATACCCAGTTCTGCTCCAAGGCTGCTCCATCCACTGAGCCTGGGTGCTGGGCACAAAGCAGGCAGAGACCCAATCAGGGCCCGGGAACCCTGTCCACAGTCTCCTGGGTGGCTACTCCAGCACCACGGTGCCGCCCACTGCCTCCAGGGCCGCCTTGATCTTCTCGGCCTCGGCCTTGGCCACGTTGGCTTTGATTTCCTGAGGCAGGGATTCCACCAGCTTCTTTGCCTGCCAGAGATTAAAGTCAGAACCTGACCTGGGCCTGGGCCAGTCTGAGAGCTGTCAGTGATGGTGGGAGAGGGCTGTGTGGTACACGGAACCTCACCTGGACGAGGTTGATGCCCTGGACATAGTTCTTGATCTCCTTGATCAGCTTCACCTTGTCCACGGGCTTTGCCTCTGTCAGGCGGACAGTGAAATGTGTCCGTTCTTTTTGTTTGGGGACGTCTTCTTCTGCTGCctgggggagggaggtaggaagtGGGTGGCAAGGTGAGAAAGGACGGGGTGAAGCAAGCAGATTCAttcccaggccaccctgtcctGTAACCCAAAGGCAAGACCCAGGCAGGCTGCCTGACAAAGCCTACGATTTTGCCAGGAGGCCACAGTGAGATGGGCAGGCTCAGGCTGCCAAACTGGGTGCCCTCCTTGCCTTATCCCTCTCTCCAGATGCTGCTCTAAAACTACCTTCTGCCCCCACCACCCAGCACTCTACTTTCCTTGTCCTTTAAAAACTGTAACTTTTGAGACAAGGAAAAATGACACCATAAGTGCTTTGCAGCTAAAATAACACTACAGAAAAGCAGTGCTGATGTAGTCGTCAGCCAAGCCCAGGGTTACATACTGATGACAAATTTACAACAAGCTTCAGCTCCACCAGGTGACCAACAATGGGACAAATAGGCATGACAGAGCTCCAGCGGTGAAGACTGCAGCACCCCTAGGGCAGGGACTGCATGGGCCAACAGCCTGGGGCAGTTCTACTTTGGGTCTGCTGCCTAATTATTAACAGCACCCCCTTTATCCTTAAAAGCACTCCAGTTTAGACAAGTGACAAAGTAATTCTCCCTCTCCTTGCCCCAGTTGTTTAGCTTGTATAGTCACACTCCAGGTCATGGTGTGGGGAGGAAGTGTGGACGAGGCTGGTAGCACTATCAGACACATGTGGGATGTGGGGCGCTCCACAGGACCCCCGACCTGGTTTCCTCAGTAGGTGATGGCTCGGGGAAGAGGGTTGAGGGCAGCCACCCAGATTTAAGAGACTTGAGAAACCCAACAGCCAAATGCAACACACAGATCTCATTTGGATTTGAGTAAACCGACTGCTTTAAAGAAAGTCTGGGACGTTCCCGGTGCTACAGCGgataaaaatccgcctgccaatgcaggggacatgggttcgatccctggtcagggaagattccacatgctctgGAATAACTATGcgcatgcgccacaactactgagcctgcactctagagcctgtactccaaGAGAAGTGACCGCAATgggaagccagtgcaccacaagtAGAGAATAGCCctcgctctccacaactagaaaaagcctgcaagcagcaacgaagacccccgtgcaaccaaaaacaaaatatgaaagaaaaaaaaagggtctggaaatggaacttccctggtggtccagcagttaaagaATACGCTTTCCAATGCGGaggacaagggtttgattcctggtcaggggactaagatcctgcacgGCTTGGGGCAACGAAGCCCTCCTGCCTCAACAAcagaaaagatcctgcatgcctcaattAAGACTTATAcataaaaaactattttaaaaaaagtctggAACCATTagcaaaacttgaaaagcctagGGTAGGAAACCCTGCTAATTGCATTTGTTGTGCAAACAGCTCCTGGTAACGTGAGGAAACAGTGGTGCTTTCAGAGAAGGATGGTGGAACACATGAGGCAGAAGAGACCAGAAATCTGTCTCAAGCTTCAAAGAACAGGTGAAGCAAATGTGGCAAAACCTTTATGACTTCTGAGGCTGGGAGATGCATATATCAATAATTGTGTTATTTTTCCTTGTGGATAAGTCTGAGATTTCCATGGCCCTGCTATCCCTCTGCCTCACTCTCATCCTTAGCTCCTCAAGTCTTTCCTCAGAGTCACCTTCCCTGCAGCCTTTCTTGAAACTGTAACCCTCTCCCTCCCTTAAGAGCTTCTTCCTTactcttttccctttctgtttggtacagtttctttttttcttatttcctcccCTTTGGCTGTTCCCCTCCACCACAAACATGGTCTTCACATGGGCAGGAACCTGCACAGTCTTGGCAGGGAGGAGGTGCCAGCGAGGCTGCAGGGGTGCCCACAGCTAGAAAGCGCACAGACCTGCAGGCTGTGCCTGGTTGATGAAGGACCAAGATAAGGGATGAGGAGAGAAATCTGGCCATGTGAGGTGGACAGGATATCAGCTGGACACCAGAGAAACACCGATTTATGCCCCGGCCCGACCTCACCTCCGGGGCTGCTGGGGCAGGGGCAGCCCCTGGCACCATGCTACCCATCGGCATCAACCCAACATCTTGGATCTTCAGTGTTTTCTGCAGGGACAAAGAAGGGTAGTTTCAGGAGCTGGTTGTCACACACAGACATGCTCAAGAACACGCCTGGCAAGGTCCTTGCATTTATAGAGCACACTTTGGATAATTTACCAAACTCCCAAATATCCCAGCAAGGGGCCCCAGAGCTCCCTGCCCAGCCTGAGCACTGATACCTTCAGGAGCTCGTTGAGGTCGGAGATCTCCAGCAGCGTGAGGCTGGCAATGTCCTGGACCAGCTGCTGGATCTTGGGGGGATACTCCTTCGGGGCGTTATCCAGGGGGGCACCAGTGAGGGCCTCCCCCCTTCGATGGCTGCTGCATCTCATAAGCCGCACAGCGCAGACATGAGGTACCTGTTGCCTGAACCCCAATAAAACAGTCGTCAGCCTAGCACAGCCGGGTGACATGAGCCAGGCAGGTAGGTGCCATGAGCTCAGAAGATCTAGCTCCTTGGTCCCAACCCAGGTTCTCAGACTCCAGGGACCGCGTGGATAACAAAAGAGATTTCCCAGCCACTTTATACATTCTTCAAAGGGCCTTGGAAACCCACATAACTGTCTGCAGACACGCTACCCACGACGTTTCCGGTTTGGATGAACTCTACCAGCCCATGGACGTAAAGCAATTACCTGAATGCAAT
Protein-coding regions in this window:
- the SLC25A10 gene encoding mitochondrial dicarboxylate carrier, producing MADEARVSRWYFGGLASCGAACCTHPLDLLKVHLQTQQEVKLRMTGMALQVVRSDGVLALYNGLSASLCRQMTYSLTRFAIYETVRDQVTKGSEGPLPFYKKVLLGSISGCIGGFVGTPADMVNVRMQNDMKLPQNQRRNYAHALDGLYRVAREEGLKKLFSGATMASSRGMLVTVGQLSCYDQAKQLVLSTGYLSDSIFTHFIASFIAGGCATFLCQPLDVLKTRLMNAKGEYRGVLHCAMETAKLGPLAFYKGLVPAGIRLMPHTVLTFVFLEQLRKHFGIKVPS
- the MRPL12 gene encoding large ribosomal subunit protein bL12m — protein: MLPAATSLLRGPCLGLRAAALRLARQQVPHVCAVRLMRCSSHRRGEALTGAPLDNAPKEYPPKIQQLVQDIASLTLLEISDLNELLKKTLKIQDVGLMPMGSMVPGAAPAPAAPEAAEEDVPKQKERTHFTVRLTEAKPVDKVKLIKEIKNYVQGINLVQAKKLVESLPQEIKANVAKAEAEKIKAALEAVGGTVVLE